The following are from one region of the Rosistilla carotiformis genome:
- a CDS encoding helix-turn-helix domain-containing protein encodes MSDLPVLIPLSKSSPPASRPRMAKAEPLPLLPHFVAGPENRLAAFTCQSDLSILQRGNPILLVGPSGSGKSAIARKLFQREASLLKGRGSRGMIEPAIDFARRYADAVDSDSIADFRDQFLQHPILLIEDVHLMAGKFAAQNELAARIGQRIDLDLPTILTCRRLPTEIEGIRSALASRLLPGLTIPIQLPRSAARRQIIAQYAGLREISLTEEQIVQLDSDLPADAAASRLCSAVQQLALVAMDANSDVIANDDIHDVAASFAAQQEPPIAKIARTVARRFKLKTSDLKSSSRRQQVVRARSMAMFLGRQLTRQSLQAIGQFFGGRDHSTVIHAIRSAEQLIVSDPALARVADDVSEQLKAG; translated from the coding sequence ATGAGCGATCTGCCCGTTTTAATACCTCTATCGAAGTCGAGCCCCCCTGCGTCGCGGCCTCGTATGGCGAAAGCGGAACCGTTGCCGCTGCTGCCCCATTTCGTCGCTGGCCCCGAAAATCGCTTGGCCGCCTTCACTTGCCAGTCCGATCTTTCGATCCTGCAACGCGGAAACCCGATTCTGTTGGTTGGCCCCAGTGGATCGGGAAAATCAGCGATCGCCCGCAAGTTGTTCCAGCGTGAAGCGTCTCTTTTGAAGGGCAGGGGGAGCCGCGGGATGATCGAACCGGCGATCGATTTCGCCCGTCGGTATGCCGATGCTGTCGATTCCGATTCGATCGCCGATTTCCGCGACCAGTTCCTTCAACATCCGATCCTGTTGATCGAAGATGTCCATCTGATGGCGGGAAAATTTGCCGCTCAAAACGAACTCGCCGCGCGGATCGGCCAGCGAATCGATCTCGATCTGCCGACGATCCTCACCTGCCGCCGATTGCCCACCGAAATCGAAGGGATCCGTTCGGCGCTGGCCAGTCGCTTGTTGCCGGGGCTGACGATTCCGATCCAGCTGCCCCGTTCGGCTGCCCGACGCCAGATCATCGCCCAATACGCAGGCCTTCGGGAGATCAGCCTCACCGAAGAGCAGATCGTTCAGCTCGACAGCGATCTTCCCGCCGATGCCGCCGCTTCGCGATTGTGCTCCGCCGTGCAACAGCTGGCGCTCGTTGCGATGGATGCCAATTCCGACGTGATCGCAAACGATGACATTCACGACGTCGCCGCCTCGTTTGCCGCTCAACAGGAACCGCCGATCGCCAAGATCGCCCGCACCGTCGCCCGTCGCTTCAAGCTGAAAACATCCGATCTGAAGAGTTCGTCGCGCCGCCAACAGGTCGTCCGCGCCCGCTCGATGGCGATGTTTTTGGGGCGTCAGCTGACGCGTCAAAGCCTGCAGGCGATCGGCCAGTTCTTCGGCGGCCGCGATCATTCGACGGTCATCCACGCGATTCGATCGGCCGAACAATTGATCGTCTCCGACCCCGCCTTGGCTCGCGTCGCCGACGACGTCTCCGAACAACTGAAAGCTGGCTGA